Proteins from a single region of Dyadobacter fanqingshengii:
- a CDS encoding sodium/sugar symporter → MSNTGLQLLDYVVFFIYLIGVSAYGYWIYKKKSSKEVSSTDYFLAEGSLTFWAIGASIIASNISAEHFIGMSGSGFAIGLAISSYEWMAAASLIVVALFILPVYLKNKIYTMPQFLRERYNPTVATIMAVFWLLLYVFVNLTSILYLGALALEVTAGLDFTWGIIGLGLFAVVITIGGMKVIGYTDVVQVIVLVLGGLATTYLALDLVSTHFNRPGIFNALSLLKEQADSHFHMILPKENPFYKDLPGLSVIIGAMWINNLAYFGCNQYIIQRSLGADLKTARKGILFAAVLKLLIPIIVVIPGIAAYVLYQNGMFQKEMLDGVGVVKPDHAYPVLLNLLPGGLKGMAFAALTAAIVASLAGKANSISTIFTLDIYKQYINPNASEKQLVRIGRYTIYVAMAIGVIIAPQLRALDQAYQFIQEYSSFITPGVFAIFILGMFWKRTTSAAALTAALLTIPLSTAGKFLAPEIPFLDRMGIIFLILIAVIVVMTLADPKSKHNPKGLDIDRTMFEPGKSFVVGSIVICGVLAALYTVFW, encoded by the coding sequence ATGTCCAATACCGGTTTGCAGTTGCTGGATTACGTTGTTTTCTTTATTTATTTGATAGGCGTCTCTGCTTATGGCTATTGGATTTACAAAAAAAAGAGTTCGAAAGAAGTCAGCTCGACTGACTACTTTTTGGCAGAAGGATCATTGACATTTTGGGCCATTGGCGCGTCGATTATCGCTTCCAACATTTCTGCTGAGCACTTTATAGGCATGTCCGGTTCGGGTTTTGCGATTGGTTTGGCGATTTCGTCTTATGAATGGATGGCGGCGGCTTCGCTGATTGTAGTCGCGCTTTTTATCCTGCCGGTTTATCTCAAAAACAAGATTTACACCATGCCGCAGTTTCTGCGGGAGCGGTATAATCCCACTGTCGCGACGATTATGGCCGTTTTCTGGCTGTTGCTTTATGTTTTTGTAAACCTTACTTCCATTCTTTATCTGGGCGCATTGGCGCTGGAAGTAACTGCCGGACTTGATTTTACGTGGGGAATCATTGGGCTTGGCCTTTTCGCCGTTGTAATTACGATCGGGGGAATGAAAGTGATTGGTTATACGGACGTTGTGCAAGTTATTGTGCTGGTTTTGGGCGGGTTAGCCACAACTTATCTCGCTCTGGATCTAGTTTCAACACATTTCAACAGACCTGGTATATTCAATGCATTGAGTTTGTTAAAAGAGCAGGCTGATTCGCATTTTCACATGATTTTGCCAAAGGAAAACCCATTTTACAAAGATCTGCCCGGACTCTCCGTGATCATTGGCGCCATGTGGATTAACAACCTGGCTTATTTTGGCTGCAACCAATATATTATCCAGCGCAGTTTAGGCGCTGATTTGAAGACCGCTAGAAAAGGAATTCTATTCGCAGCGGTGCTGAAATTGCTCATTCCGATCATTGTTGTTATTCCGGGCATTGCGGCTTATGTTTTGTATCAAAACGGCATGTTCCAAAAGGAAATGCTGGATGGCGTTGGCGTTGTAAAACCGGATCATGCTTATCCTGTTTTGCTCAACTTATTGCCCGGCGGATTGAAAGGAATGGCCTTCGCAGCATTAACGGCAGCGATTGTGGCTTCTCTTGCGGGAAAGGCCAATAGTATTTCAACGATTTTCACACTCGATATTTATAAACAATACATTAACCCCAATGCCAGCGAAAAACAGCTGGTGAGGATAGGCCGCTACACCATTTACGTGGCGATGGCGATCGGCGTTATCATCGCGCCGCAGCTCCGGGCTCTGGATCAGGCTTACCAGTTTATCCAGGAATACAGCAGCTTTATTACACCGGGCGTTTTCGCGATTTTTATTCTCGGAATGTTCTGGAAAAGGACCACTTCCGCGGCGGCACTTACGGCTGCATTGCTGACGATCCCGCTTTCGACAGCAGGCAAGTTTCTGGCTCCTGAAATTCCTTTCCTGGATCGTATGGGCATCATTTTCCTGATTCTTATTGCTGTGATTGTTGTGATGACGCTGGCTGATCCAAAAAGCAAGCACAATCCTAAAGGCCTGGACATCGACAGAACGATGTTCGAGCCGGGAAAAAGTTTTGTGGTCGGTTCTATCGTGATATGCGGCGTTTTGGCGGCATTGTACACCGTGTTTTGGTAA
- a CDS encoding class II fructose-bisphosphate aldolase — translation MLLTTKQLFEKCYGRYAIPAVNVFFMEEIHGLFAAAQEANAPFIVQTTPFARDYAHPDMLLSMINAASRIYPNVTFAIHMDHGFEEHIFEAIEKGGYTSVMIDASHDDFDQNVARTKEVVARAHAQNISVEAELGVLAGVEDDLTVDAAHSFYTNPQQVEDFVKATDCDSLAIAVGTSHGAYKFSGGQGLQFHILKEIQERLPGFPLVLHGGSNVVPEVVERINAAGGNLKTDAKGVQEEEIRKAIPLGVCKINIATDTRLLWTMVNREFFRDRPEEFAPTTPGKIFMEEYKKFMLKKFDLFGCTNKAGDFALVNA, via the coding sequence ATGCTTTTAACGACGAAACAACTTTTTGAAAAATGCTATGGCCGCTATGCGATTCCGGCGGTGAATGTGTTTTTCATGGAAGAAATTCACGGTCTGTTCGCGGCTGCGCAAGAAGCAAATGCGCCTTTCATAGTGCAGACAACGCCATTTGCGAGAGACTATGCGCATCCTGATATGCTCTTGTCCATGATTAATGCGGCGTCAAGAATTTATCCGAATGTGACATTTGCCATTCACATGGATCATGGCTTTGAAGAACACATTTTTGAAGCCATTGAAAAAGGCGGTTACACTTCCGTAATGATTGATGCAAGCCATGATGATTTTGATCAGAATGTGGCACGCACCAAAGAAGTCGTTGCACGTGCTCATGCGCAGAACATTAGCGTGGAAGCCGAATTGGGCGTTTTGGCAGGCGTTGAAGATGATCTCACGGTTGATGCCGCACATTCATTTTATACCAATCCGCAGCAGGTTGAGGATTTTGTAAAAGCCACGGACTGCGATAGTCTTGCCATTGCGGTGGGGACGAGCCACGGCGCTTACAAGTTTTCAGGCGGACAGGGATTGCAGTTTCACATTTTGAAAGAGATCCAGGAACGGCTTCCGGGCTTTCCATTGGTGTTGCACGGCGGCTCCAATGTGGTCCCTGAGGTGGTGGAGCGGATTAATGCTGCTGGCGGAAACCTGAAAACGGATGCAAAAGGCGTGCAGGAAGAGGAGATCCGAAAAGCAATTCCGTTAGGTGTTTGCAAGATTAACATTGCAACGGATACGCGTCTGCTCTGGACGATGGTGAACCGCGAGTTTTTCCGCGACAGGCCCGAAGAATTTGCCCCAACCACACCCGGGAAAATCTTTATGGAAGAATACAAAAAATTTATGCTGAAAAAGTTCGATCTGTTCGGTTGCACCAACAAGGCGGGCGATTTCGCTTTGGTTAACGCCTGA
- the iolG gene encoding inositol 2-dehydrogenase produces the protein MTRKLKTGVIGLGRIGQIHLSNLVHHMPDAEVLIASDLSPASHEFARNLGVAEVTTDAYDVINHPDVEAVIICSPTPFHVPYTVAAAEKGKHVFCEKPLDVTLEAIQAADKAVSDNNVKLMLGFNRRFDANFSNVRSLVEANKIGDPHILRITSRDPAPPPVEYLKTSGGIFLDMSIHDFDMARYIVGSEVKEVFVKGDALIHPEIKEFGDIDTAVIVLTFENGAIGVIDNSRKAVYGYDQRLEIFGSKGMAKAENNTSDTLVHFDSNGGHISLPLHFFLERYETAYRVCLKSFIDCVLHDKPSPVDAHDGLMATAIGIAAMKSLTEGRSVKMEEVLQFASV, from the coding sequence ATGACTAGAAAATTAAAGACCGGGGTGATTGGCCTGGGTCGGATTGGGCAGATTCACCTGAGTAACCTGGTTCATCATATGCCGGACGCGGAAGTGCTTATTGCTTCTGACCTGTCGCCGGCTTCGCATGAATTTGCGCGCAATTTGGGTGTTGCAGAAGTTACTACGGACGCTTACGACGTGATCAACCATCCTGATGTTGAAGCGGTTATCATTTGCTCCCCTACTCCATTTCACGTCCCTTACACGGTTGCGGCGGCGGAAAAAGGAAAGCATGTTTTTTGCGAAAAGCCCTTGGACGTGACATTGGAAGCCATTCAGGCTGCTGACAAGGCGGTTAGCGATAACAATGTGAAATTGATGCTGGGTTTCAACCGTCGGTTCGATGCCAATTTCAGCAATGTTCGTAGTCTCGTAGAAGCCAACAAAATCGGCGATCCGCATATCCTGCGCATTACCAGCCGCGATCCCGCGCCTCCGCCCGTTGAATATCTGAAAACTTCCGGCGGCATTTTCCTCGACATGTCGATTCACGATTTTGATATGGCGCGTTACATTGTCGGCAGCGAGGTGAAAGAAGTTTTTGTAAAAGGCGATGCATTAATTCATCCCGAGATCAAGGAATTCGGGGATATAGACACGGCTGTTATCGTGCTAACCTTTGAAAATGGGGCGATTGGTGTGATTGACAACAGCAGAAAAGCGGTTTACGGTTACGATCAGCGACTTGAAATTTTTGGATCAAAAGGCATGGCCAAAGCCGAAAACAACACTTCCGACACGCTTGTGCATTTCGACAGCAATGGCGGACACATTTCTTTGCCACTGCATTTTTTCCTCGAAAGATACGAAACGGCCTACCGCGTTTGCCTTAAATCGTTCATTGATTGTGTGTTGCATGACAAGCCTTCACCCGTGGATGCGCACGACGGACTCATGGCCACTGCCATTGGAATCGCCGCCATGAAATCGCTCACAGAAGGCCGTAGCGTGAAAATGGAGGAGGTTTTGCAGTTTGCATCGGTTTAA